AGGCTATAAGTTGTTTGCTGATCGTTGGGAATCTAAATATAAATACCATTTAGGTGATTCTTGTCCAACGATGCGTAGTGATACTGATCAAACAGTTTATTTACTTGGAATGATTAGTGGTCTTCAGGCTGTGACCAATGATATTAACTCTGGTGGTGCAGTCAATGTTCCAAAAGATATCGCTGCTATTGTAGAGCGTGGCATGGTCTGTCTAGATAATGAAAAGTTCTGGGGAGCACCTAACGCAACGCGTGCTGTTATCTGGACTTTATTACCGGGGGCAGATGAAGGGAAACCTGATCCATATCAGACATTAAAGCAATCAGTGCAAATTGGTGAGCAAAAAGGTGTTCGCTTATCTCATGCGTTATATGCGGTAGCTGCTCAAGCAAGTGGTGATGATGCAAAAATCCGTGATGCATTAAGATCCTATGCTGCCTCTCAAGCTGATGATAAGCCTGTTAATCCAAACTTTAAGTTAATCGATAGTATGGCAGGTCTGATTGTACGTGGTATTTCTGACCGTTACTGGACTGAGCATACAGGTGTGCGTACTGGAGATGATGGTATGTCACATTTCTGGGATGATAAGAACGAAGGTGCAGCAGAGCTAGATGAGTTATTTGATGGCGGAGCCGCATCAGAAGCTCCTGCAGATTCATCTGCTCCACCAGCAGCACAGTAAACATATTTGAAAGACTAACTTCTTGCGAGTCTATTGTTAAGTTCTACAATAATTGTAAGAAGTTTAATTTCAAGGAGTGTGCCATGAAAGATCATGTACTGAATAATAAAGTGCTTTTGGTCGCAGTGTGCATTTCCATATCTGCATGTCTACAAGTATTTCCTGATACTTTTATTTATTGGCGCGAAAGTTTACTTGGTGAATTCTGGCGTTTATGGACTGCACATTGGGTACACGTAGGATGGATTCATTTCCTTTTAAATATGATGGCTTTTGCCTGTTTACCGTTTATCTTTCCGCATACCAAAGCATGGCATCTTTTAAGTCTACTTTTACTGTTGCCACCGTTCATTAGCTTGGTCTTCTATTTTTATTTACCTTATATCGAGGCATATGCTGGTTTGTCAGGTGTTTTACATGGGCTATATACAGCAGTTGCTTTAGTTTACTTGCAATATCGTAAAGAACGGAATTTTGCTTTTCTGGTTTTAGGATTAATTATTGCAAAACTGATATGGGAAAATACTTTTGGTCAAACAGGAACTGCCCAGTTAATAGGGAGCCCAGTCTTAACTGAAGCTCACTTATATGGAGCAATTGGTGGAGCAATCTTTGGAGGCTGCTATTGGCTTGCTCAAAGATTAAAAAAGAAATATTGACAATACAAACTGTTAAAAAAGTGATTTTAGTCATTCTTTATTAACAAAGTTTGATGCAAATTTGATCGTTGAATAAAGGGATTGGTAGAAGGGGGAAGGAATTAACCCCTGACCAAGAAAATTGCATGACTCAAGCTCCTGTTTTCAGGTTTTTGAGAGAACAAAATTGGAATATTTATGCAAGAACATCAGGAAAAAAGATCTGGATTAGGTCTGTTGGGTTATATCTGGAACGAATGGATCTCAACATTCGTCATCCTCATTCTACTATTAATGACACTAATCATTGGTACCGGGGAGATGATCCACGGGCAATTATTACGTATCGGGGAGCGTCTTTATGGTGATCCTGCGATAGGCATGCAATATTCATTTTTGCGTGCTGAACCTGAAAAGCCGACTTGTGATCGACATCCAAATATCGATGCTCAAGTAAAAGAACAAATGAAAGCGAATGCATCTGATGATTTTTCGAGTTTCTTTGGTGCAGCATCGGAAAGTGATGTCCGTGCATCGCTTCTCGCAGCGCAGCAACAATGTGACGAGAAATATCAGGCATATGACAAGACAATTAAATATATCGAAGCTAACCCTGGTGTGCGTACTTACCGTGCTATCGAGACCGGTTTCTTTGGTATTTTTAAATTTGGTACAGAAAACCGCGCAATTTTACTGATTTTTATGGTTCTAATTTCTGCGATTACTGCATCGTTAAAATTTCACCATATTGGCTTACGTAATCCAGCAACAAAAATCGATTACAAAGTCTATTCAATCTTTATGGTGATTGGTAATGCGCTACTCAGTTTCTCTGTAATTAGTCAGTATCGTTCAGTCATTAACTCTGGTGTGACACCTACCTATGAAACAGTAATTATTTACTGGATTTGGATGATTCTATTCGTTGTTCTGACTTTAATTAGTCTTTATCAACTATTTTTTTCACCACCAGCAAAACGTGAAGGCGGTAATATTGGCTTAGCCTTATTAAGTGTACCTTTATATGCTTACATGGCTTTGATTACGGGCATAGTATTTACATTCTTTATGGATTATCCAATGGGGCAAGGGATTTACCTTGGCTTGTTGGTTGAGTTCTCAGGTATTTTCTTAAACCTTGCCTTGTTTATTTGGGCAGGTATGCTTTTAACTCAAACACGTGTTATGGACTTGTTCCTTAATGTGCTTCGCCCATGGAATTTGGCACCAGAAACCTTAACATGGTTAATTCTAATTGCAGCTGCGGTACCGACGGCTTATACAGGCGCGTCAGGTATTTTCGTTATTGCAGCAGGTGCAATTATTTATAAAGAAGTCTGGAATGCGGGTGCTCGCCGTCAATATGCATTGGCTGTATCTGCAATGTCAGGTTCTTTAGGTGTGGTAGTACGCCCATGTCTACTGGTTGTTTTAATTGCAATGCTGGACAGTCGTCATGTAACGTCCGATGAGTTGTTTGGCCATGGTGTCTATGTATTTTGGTTAACAGCATTTATTTTCTTGGGTGTTTCATTACTCTTGGCTGAAGAGAAGTTCCGTGTAAATTCACCAAAAGTTGCGATTCCGGGCATGATGCGTGCCTTTGTACCTGTAATTCCATACATTCTGATCACTGCTGTTGTTCTTGCTATTTATAAATATGCGCTAGACACAGGAATGAATGAATTTACTGCCCCAGTAATTTTGCCATTAGTTCTGATCGCAATGATTTTGTATGACAAATTGGTCGCTACAAAAGAAACTCCTGCGATCAATATTCATGAGGCGATTGTTCGTGAACACGAACAGAAATCACCATTCCTTCGAGCGCATGATCCGCATAGTTCTCAATTCCGTCTTGGTTTTGGTGGAGCGCTTCGTTTTGCAACTTCAGAAACTGTAGGCCATATTGGTGCACTAATTATTCTGATGGCATTGTCTGCAAGTGTTGGTGGTTTAATTGAACGTTCTGAAGTGGTTGAATTATTGCCGACTCATTTAGGCAGTATCTATATATCACTGGCATGTATTGCACTGTTACTTGCTATTATTGGTATGTGTACAGATCCATTTGGTGCTGTAATTTTAGTTGCTGCAACCATTGCGCCTGTAGCATACGAAAATGGCATCCATCCAATTCACTTCTGGATGATTGTGTTGGTTGCATTCGAATTTGGTTATGTAACTCCACCAGTTGCCTTGAACCATCTACTCACGCGGTTGTCCGTCGGAGATGATGAAGTGAACGCTGCCGATGCTGAAGCGAAAGAGAAATATACAAGCTTCTACTTCCGTTATGAGCGCTGGTTGCTACCAATTATTGTCTTGTTCTCATCACTAGTATTGGTTACTTATGTGCCATATGTATTTAAGTTATTTGGTTGGTATCATTAACTTAAATTAAAGTATCAGTTATATAAAAAGCCTTCCTAAATGGAGGGCTTTTTTATTAAGAAGATTCAATAAATTTAGGAAAAACAATGGCTGGAGTTATGAATTAAAATAAAAAAAGCTAAAGTTATCTATCTTTAGCTTTTTTATTTCCCATTGAAAAACTATTGCTGTTTGAGCTGAGCTTCAAGCAATTTAACTTGTTCTTCTTTGAGTTTAGTTAATTGATCAGCATCAGCATGCTGTGCTTTTAAAGTTGCTTCCTGATCTTTTAGCTGGCGATGAATGTCATCGAGTTTAGACACTTCTTCTTTTGCTAAAGACTCTTGAGCTGGTACAGGCTGTTTGAGTACATCTTCATTCACAAGCTGTTGTGAACTTGCAGCTTCTGCTACAGGTTCTGAACTTGATGATGGATCCGTGGTTTTAGCAGGAGCGGGTGTCGAAACAGGTTGAGGATCAACCATTGGTGCGGATGACTCGGTTTTTTTGAAAAACCATTGTGCAGCTAAAAAAAGCACTACAAGAATGCTTAAGCCCCCAATTAAAATCCACAATAGTTTTGAGTTTTGTTTTCTTTGTAGTGGCATCTCTAAGACCTTTAGTCAGGACGACGAGGCTTGAACTGTATTACTCCAACTTCATCAGGTACAGCGGGTGCTTCAGGCTCATCAATATGAGTCGGACGATTTTCACTATAACCGCATTCGATACATTCAATCCATTCGTCTTCAGCGGTGGTTAGCATGACAATCCGATCTGTTGCTTCACATTTTGGACATTTAGCCCCAGCAATGAAACGTTTTTTCATCTTTATCACCCTAACCACACGATCAATTTAGGCCCATAGTTTAAGCGGTTTTATTGTCATTCGTCCAACCTTGATGACGTAACAGTGCATCAATTTTAGGTTCACGTCCACGGAAACTCACAAATGCTTCAAGTGCAGTATCTTTACCACCCACTGCTAAAATTGCTTGACGGAATTCTTTGCCAGTTTGAGTGTTGAAAATACCTTCGTGTTCAAAGCGGTCAAATGCATCACTCGCTAAAACTTCTGCCCATTTGTAAGAGTAATAACCCGCCGCATAACCACCAGCAAAAATATGACTGAAGCTATGCTGGAAGCGGTTGTAGTCCACAGCTGGAACAACTGCGTATTGCTTACGAATGTCATCTAAGGTCTGCTGAATTTGCTCACTATTCAAAGCAGGTGTTTTAGTGTGAATAGTCAAATCAAACAATGCAAATTCAAGCTGACGTAAAGTTTGCATACCAGACTGGAAGAATCGCGCATTTAATAAAGCATCGAGTAATTCTTGTGGCAAAGTTTGTTTACTGTCGATGTGTTCACTTAATACATCTAGGCTTTCTTTATCCCATGACCAGAATTCCATGAACTGGCTTGGTAGCTCTACTGCATCCCAAGCAACACCATGAGTTCCTGCAACTGAAATATTATCTACTTCGGTTAGCATGTGATGTAAACCATGTCCAAACTCATGGAATAACGTGATCACTTCATCATGGGTGAGTAAAGCAGGCTGATCACCTACTGGAGGCGTGAAGTTACACACCATGTAGCAAATTGGTTTTTGTAAACCATGAACAGTTTGCATGCGTGAGCGGAAACCATTCATCCACGCACCGCCACGTTTACCCGTACGTGCATAGATGTCAAAGAAGAAGCCACCAATCACTTGGCCTTGGTCTTCTAATTCAAAATAACGTGCATCTGGATGCCAGACTGGTGCTTGTCTTTCGATGATACTAATACCATATAAGCGCTGCACGATCTGGAATAAACCTTGAATGACTTTAGGTGCAGGGAAGTACGGTTTTAATGCCTCTTGCGATAAGTTGAATTGTTGCTGTTTGAGCTTTTCAGAATAGTAAGTACTATCCCAAGGTTTAAGTTCGTCAACACCATCTTGCTTGGCAATCTCTTGAAGTTCAGCAACTTCTTGAAGAGCAGGGGCACGAGCATGCTCAGCGAGATCAACTAAAAAGTCATGTACCGTTTTTACATCTGGTGCCATTTTGCTTGCAAGAGAATATTCAGCGTAGTTATTGAAACCAAGTAGCTTCGCCATTTCCTGACGAAGACTTAAAATTTCTTCCATAATTTTGCTGTTATCAAACTCAGTTTGTTCAGACTGATCAGATGCACGAGTAACATAGGCTCTGTAAAGCTCTTCACGCAAAGCGCGGTCATCTGCATACGTCATGATTGCAAAATAAGCTGGGAAATCTAGAGTTGCTACAGCTTGATCGAGTTCACGTTGTTTACCGTATTGTTTTAATAACTCAACATTACTTTCAGGAAGACCTTTTAGCTCAGTTTCTGTAAGCGGTTTAAAGTATGCTTGTGTTGCATCAAGTACATGGTTAGAAAAATCAGAAGAAAGCTGTGAAAGGCGAGCAGAAATATCTGCATAGCGTTTTTTCTCTTCACCCTCTAAAGCCACACCAGAAAGTTTAAAATCACGTAAAGCAAGTCGAATAGCACTTTGTTGGGCTGGACTAAGAGAGGTATAACCCTGACCATCATGGATATGCTGATAAGTTTGATAGAGCGCCGTGTGTTGACCAAGTTGAGTGTAATATTCACTCAAAGCTGGCAATAACGATTGATAGACTTCTCTGGTTTCAGCATTGTTCATTACCGCATTTAAATGTGATAAAACACCCCATGATTCACTGAGGTTATTTTCAAGTGTATCGACTTGTTCAAGTACGGCAAGTTGTTGAGCGGTATCGGTAGGTACAGCGGTAAGTGTATTTAAAAATTCTTGGCCTGCTTGAATCGCTTGTTGGATGTCTTGTTTTAAATTTTCTAATTTAATTTCATCAAAACGCGGAGTTGGTAAGGTCGCTTGCTGTAAAGTCATTGCTGTTAGCCACATTATTTTTTAAACATGTTATTAGATGTAGGTCCTCTCAAGCCAGAAATCAAGTTTAATGTGCAAAATAAGCTTTCTAAAAAGAAATAAGTCCCAAATCGGGACTTATTTCTAGACTGGCAACATCTAATGTTTAATTATTCAGCCTTTGATTTTGCATTGGCCTTTTTCTTTTTAGGCTTAGACTTTTTCTTTACTTTTTCTGGTTTACTTTCGGCTTTTGCAGAAGGTTTTTTACCAGACTTTTTAGTATAAGAACTCGCCTTGGCTTTTTCTTTCTTTTTGTGAACAGGTCTTTCGCCATCGCTACTTGTTGGTTTACTGAAAACTTCTTCAGTTGCCTGTGAAGATGTTTTAGTTGTGCGTGGAGCTCGGCTACGAACGACTCTTCCAGCATGTGTGACTTGTTGAAGAAGCTGGAAGTCAATTTTACGTTCTTCAAGATTTACGCCAGCCACCTGAATTTTAACTTCATCGCCTAAACCAAAGACTTGACCACGATTTTGACCTACCAGATTTTGGCTCGCTTGGTCATAAATAAAGAAGTCATCGCCCAGTTGGCTAATATGGATCATGCCATCGACATATAGATCTTTAAGTGTAATGAATAAACCAAATTCGGTTACTGCACTTACGATACCAATAAACTCGTCACCCAAATGCTGTTGCATATAGTGACACTTCAACCAAGTTGTTACGCTACGAGAAGCTTCATCTGCACGGCGTTCAGTTTGAGAAAAATGTTCACCAGCATCATCTAGCGCAGCACCAGAGAGAGGATAAGGCTTTTGTTTCAAGTGTGCCTTAATAGCACGGTGTAACAATAAATCTGGGTAACGACGGATTGGCGAAGTGAAATGGGTATAAGCTTCATAAGCCAAACCATAGTGTCCCGCATTTTTTGCGCCATAATAAGCTTGCATCATTGAGCGTAATAAAACGGCATGAATACTTGGTGCATCAATACGGTCTTTGGTCGCTTCAATAACTTTTTGATAGTCTGCTTGAGTTGGTTGGTCAGGGAAGGGTAGACCAAGCAATTTCACAAAGTCTTTTACTTTCTGAATACGTGAAAACTCTGGAGCTTCATGCACACGATATAACATTGGAACATCATGTTCTAATGCATATTCAGCTGCAGCAACGTTAGCAAGCAACATACATTCTTCAATGAGCTTATGTGCTTCATTACGTGTACGTGGCAAAATTTCTTTAATCCCGCCCAGCTCATCAAAAGTCATGTACGTTTCAATGGTTTCAAATTCCATTGCATGGCGGTCGGCACGCAAGTTTTTCAAAATTTGATAAAGCTGGAAAAGTGTATTCAAAGATTTATGAACATCACGATCTTTTGGAATCGCATCTGTTGCACCTTCAAAGTATTGCGCTACCTGTGTATAGGTCAAACGTGCCTTTGAGTGCATAACCGACGGATAAAAATCGTAACCAGTTACACGGCCTGAACGAGAGAGCTTAAGGTCACAGACCATACATAAGCGGTCTACATGAGGGTTCAGAGAACACAAGCCGTTTGACAAAGCCTCTGGTAGCATTGGTAATACGAAGTGTGGGAAATATACCGAAGTGCCTCGTTCTTCTGCTTCTTCGTTGAGGGCTGAGTCTAAGCGTACATAATGGCTAACATCGGCAATTGCGACGACAACGCGGTAACCACCACCCGGACGTTTTTCTGCATAAACTGCATCGTCAAAATCTCGAGCGTCTTCACCATCAATTGTAACTAATGCCAAATCTCTTAAATCAATACGACCTTCACGGTCTTGAGCAGATGGTTCTTTAAAACTTTCTGCTTCTTTTAATACCTGATCTGGAAATTCATATGGCAAACCAAACTCAAGAATGGTTTGTGGAATGATAATTTCTGTATCAGCTTTGTCTGCCATAGACTGAATAATATGTGCTGTTGAAAACTCTTCACGGGTTGGATAGCTATCAATTGCAACACGTAGCATATCGCCAACATTCGCCCCAGCATGTTTTACGAGTTCTTTTTCTAAAGGAATAGGCTGATGCTGATTAGGATTGTTGGGTTGAATAAAATATTCACCCTCATGAACTGACAATTTACCAATTAATTGTTTAACACGATGCTGTAAAACTTCTGTGATAAAACCCCAAGGTTTACCTTTACGGTCTACTGAAGTCTGGCGCACTCTAACTCGGTCACCATTAAATACTAAACGTAGTTCACGTTCAGGAAGTAAAAGATCAGTTTGACCATCAATATGTGCTGTACCTAAACCTTTACTATTAATATAAACAGTTGCTTCATATGTTGGTTGATCTGCCACCAACTGAAATTTAAAACCGTCTTTCATGATTTGACCATCACGAACCATAGCACTTAAACGATGACTTAATGCTTCGATACTTTTTTGGTCATGAATATTAAAATGATCGACAAGCTCTGCATGAGATTGTGGTGTTTGCAACTGTTCCAACGTATCTAAAATCAGAGTACGGCTTGGAATAGGATTGTCATAACGTTCAGCTTCAGCTTTCGCTTCAGGGTCAGCCCAGTTTTTTGTCATGTCGTTTTGTTTCACGCTTGGCAGATAAGTTTAGCATAAGCCATACAGACCCGAACTGCACGTTCAGGTTTGCAATAATGTGTTATGCACTACAGTATTTTGATGAAGAAATAATATCTATCTTAACAAGCGTTTGATCGAAAAAGACGAAAATAATGAGGAAATTGCTTAAAAAATAATTCATTGAACTAAAAAACAAGAAAATTTCAGTATGATGACTTGAACAATGTGGTTTTAGTTTGTATTATGGCGGCTCGTTCCGGTGAGGTGGATGAGTGGCTGAAATCACTTCCCTGCTAAGGAAGCATACCTATTACTGGTATCGAGGGTTCGAATCCCTCTCTCACCGCCATTTACTTAATGCGCTCATAGCTCAGCTGGATAGAGCACTTGGCTACGAACTAAGGGGTCGGGAGTTCGAATCTCTCTGAGCGCACCAAGTAAAACAGAACGAATTGCTGAAAGGCACACAAGTTACGCGCTCATAGCTCAGCTGGATAGAGCACTTGGCTACGAACTAAGGGGTCGGGAGTTCGAATCTCTCTGAGCGCACCAACTTGAAGAATTAACCGCTTTTATAGCGGTTTTTTTGTGCTTATTTTTTAGTAATTTTAATAAATCTAAATTTATAACTTTTTAATTATATTAGAGATAATCATAAATGAACCTAGCTTTATTTGATTTTGATGGCACCATCACTCATAACGACACGTTCAGCTTGTTTCTTAAATTTTCTTTAGACAGAAAAACACAACTCGTCGGTGGTATTCGGCTTGCACCTTATATAGCTGGCTATAAACTTGGTTGGGTAACGGATAAAACCATTCGAACTAAGCTCTGCCAAGTAGGATATGTGGGTTATGACGCGAATTCCCTAAAAGATATGGGGCAAGAGTTTGCTAAAAAGGTACTTCCTACATGTGTTCGTGAAAATGCTTTGGAGCGTATTCTCTGGCATAAACAACAAGGTGATCAGATTGTTGTTGTATCAGCATCATTAGGCGTTTATTTAGAAAGTTGGTGTCATTCTTTAGGTTTAGATGTTATATGCAACCAACTTGAAACACATAATGGTATTTTAACAGGCCATTTTATTGATGGTGATTGTGGTTATTTGGAAAAAGTAAATAGAATAAAAAATAAATATGATTTAAGCCAATACCCGACTATATATGCTTATGGTGATACTCCTAATGATTATGCAATGTTGGAATTAGCACATAAAAAGTATTATAGATGGCAAGAGATTGATTAGTATTAAATTAATATTTGAAACTATATTAAATCAGAAAGCCACTTATAAAAGTGGCTTTCTTTTAATGATATTAAACAGTATGGAAAGAATTATCTAAGAAGTTATCAGTAAGTAATGACTGAGGTACGATAGTATGCGTCGTATTTGTTACGCTAGATACTGTAGAAGTTACTCCAACGAGTAAGCTGCCACTTGTTAACCCACCAAGTAAATTAGAAATGACATCTAAGCCACCTTGACCAGTCGCCCCACCAGTTAAGCTACCTACGATATCCGTTACGATACCAATAGGGTTTTCTGTGCCACCAGTAACGCCACCAGTTAAACCGCCTAGAAGGTCAGTCACTACACCGAGTGGACTATCGCCGCTAACACTACCAGTTAAACCTCCAAGAAGATCAGTTACTACACCAAGAGGGCTATCACCACCAGTAACTACACCAAGAGGGCTATCACCACCAGTAACTCCACCAATAGTGCCTGTTACACCGCCAAGGATTTCTGTTAATAAACCAGTTGCAGTAGAGCCATTAGTAATAAGTGTACCGATAATACCAGTCGCTGATTCAGTTGCACCTTGAATATCACCACCGACTAAGTCAGATACAACTTCAAGAGCACCATTTACTGTGTCGCGAGAAGTTTCGAAAGTTAGTGTGCCGAGGTCAGCAATTTCAGAAACAGGATGTTCTACTTGTGGAAGAATACCGATAATTGTATCCGCTACGGTATCAATACCAGTGTTGATAATTTCAGTTTTTAGGCTTTCAACGCCTTGAAGAATATCGATACCACCTTGAACCACGTCGATCACTGGGGAGATTGGAGATGTGCCGCCACCGATACCGCCTGTTACGCCGCCGATGATGTCAGTTACGACTTCAAGAGGGTTACCACCAACGCCGCCTGTGACACCACCGATGATGTCAGTCACAACTTCAAGAGGATTACCACCAACGCCACCTGTTACACCGCCGATGATGTCAGTCACAACTTCAAGAGGATTGCCACCAACACCGCCTGTGACACCACCAACTACATCTGTAACACTTCCTACCACACCAGTGATAATACCAGCAGCAGTTGTACCATTATTAATAAGTGTACCAATAATACCAGTTGCTGATTCAGTTGCACCTTGGATATCTCCGCCAACTAAATCAGAAACAACTTCAAGTGCACCGTTTACAGTGTCGCGAGAAGTTTCGAAAGTTAATGTGCCGAGGTCAGCAATTTCAGAAACAGGATGTTCAGTTTGTGGAAGAATGCCAATGATTGTGTCGGCAACAGTGTCGATACCTGTATTAATAATTTCAGTTTTTAGGCTTTCAACGCCTTGAAGAATATCGATACCACCTTGAACTACGTCGATTACTGGAGAGATTGGAGATGTGCCGCCAACGCCGCCCGTTACGCCGCCGATGATGTCCGTCACAACTTCAAGAGGGTTACCACCAACGCCGCCTGTTACACCACCGATGATGTCCGTCACAACTTCAAGCGGATTACCACCAACGCCACCAGTTACACCGCCCACTACATCGGTAACACTTCCAACTACACCAGTGACAATACCTGTAGCAGTTGTACCATTGTTGATAAGTGTTTCAACAATTCCAGTTGCTGATGCAGTTGCGCCTGAGATATCTCCACCTACTAAATCAGAAACAACTTCAAGAGCACCGTTTACCGTGTCGCGAGAAGTTTCAAAAGTTAAGGTACCAAGGTCTGCAATTTCAGAAACAGGATGTTCAGTTTGTGGGAGTACTCCAATGATTGTTCCAGCAACAGTTTCAATGCCAGTGTTGATAATTTCTGTTTTTAGACTTTCGACACCCTGAAGAATATCGATACCACCTTGAACGACATCAATGACTGGGGAAATTGGTGATGTTCCGCCGGTCACACCACCTGTTACGCCACCGATAACACCAGTGACTACTTCAAGAGGGTTGCCACCAGATACGCCTCCAATCAAGCCACCAGTTACACCACCCACAACATTGGTTACTGTTTCTAATGGATTTGTAGAACCGACAGTACCGGTTACAGTGCCAACCACATCAGAAACTAAGCCTGTTGCTGTATGCGTAACTGTATTAGTTACTGTAGAAATAACATTTGAAAGTAAGCCTGATGTTGAAACGTGTGCATCAACAGAAGAACCCGTGTTTACAGTGGTATTTACCGATACAACATTACCCAAGTCTTGAGTAACTTTTGAGATCGAAGATACGAGATTTTTTAGTAAAAACATGTTGGTCTATTTCCTATATAATTATGTATTTTTAAGTAAGTATTATTTATTGCGCTACATAATTAATGAGATGTATATCTCAATAATTGGAATTTAGTATTGGTTAGATATCAAAAGCTGTCAATGTGTATTTTTAGTCACATTTTTTAATATTAAATAATATTTAAAGAAATAATAATTCATTTAATTTAGACGTAAAAATAATAATGGTTTTTATATAATATTTTTTTAATTAATTATATTTTTTCTTATATTTCCACTTATTTGAAGCAGTATATTAGATAAATTTTACTTGGGTCTATAATGTTAGGGCTTAGCTAGAAATATATTATTTCTATAATGTTGAGTGAAATGGTCGACTTTAACTTTTAGATATATGGCGAAATACGTCAAAAAGTCTATAAAACTTATTTGAAAAAAAATATTTCAAATACATCTTAGGTAAGAAAGTCTTCAATAATTTTAGCTCCTATTTTATGTAAAAGAGGAGTGTGGCTAAGAACTAGACGGTTGATGACAGAAAGATGAAAAAAGGCTTCCTAAGCCTTAAAAAATGCGTATAATGCGCAACATCAAGTACGCGCTCATAGCTCAGCTGGATAGAGCACTTGGCTACGAACTAAGGGGTCGGGAGTTCGAATCTC
This genomic stretch from Acinetobacter oleivorans DR1 harbors:
- the rrtA gene encoding rhombosortase; its protein translation is MKDHVLNNKVLLVAVCISISACLQVFPDTFIYWRESLLGEFWRLWTAHWVHVGWIHFLLNMMAFACLPFIFPHTKAWHLLSLLLLLPPFISLVFYFYLPYIEAYAGLSGVLHGLYTAVALVYLQYRKERNFAFLVLGLIIAKLIWENTFGQTGTAQLIGSPVLTEAHLYGAIGGAIFGGCYWLAQRLKKKY
- a CDS encoding TRAP transporter large permease subunit, whose product is MQEHQEKRSGLGLLGYIWNEWISTFVILILLLMTLIIGTGEMIHGQLLRIGERLYGDPAIGMQYSFLRAEPEKPTCDRHPNIDAQVKEQMKANASDDFSSFFGAASESDVRASLLAAQQQCDEKYQAYDKTIKYIEANPGVRTYRAIETGFFGIFKFGTENRAILLIFMVLISAITASLKFHHIGLRNPATKIDYKVYSIFMVIGNALLSFSVISQYRSVINSGVTPTYETVIIYWIWMILFVVLTLISLYQLFFSPPAKREGGNIGLALLSVPLYAYMALITGIVFTFFMDYPMGQGIYLGLLVEFSGIFLNLALFIWAGMLLTQTRVMDLFLNVLRPWNLAPETLTWLILIAAAVPTAYTGASGIFVIAAGAIIYKEVWNAGARRQYALAVSAMSGSLGVVVRPCLLVVLIAMLDSRHVTSDELFGHGVYVFWLTAFIFLGVSLLLAEEKFRVNSPKVAIPGMMRAFVPVIPYILITAVVLAIYKYALDTGMNEFTAPVILPLVLIAMILYDKLVATKETPAINIHEAIVREHEQKSPFLRAHDPHSSQFRLGFGGALRFATSETVGHIGALIILMALSASVGGLIERSEVVELLPTHLGSIYISLACIALLLAIIGMCTDPFGAVILVAATIAPVAYENGIHPIHFWMIVLVAFEFGYVTPPVALNHLLTRLSVGDDEVNAADAEAKEKYTSFYFRYERWLLPIIVLFSSLVLVTYVPYVFKLFGWYH
- a CDS encoding YheV family putative zinc ribbon protein; this translates as MKKRFIAGAKCPKCEATDRIVMLTTAEDEWIECIECGYSENRPTHIDEPEAPAVPDEVGVIQFKPRRPD
- a CDS encoding M3 family metallopeptidase, which gives rise to MWLTAMTLQQATLPTPRFDEIKLENLKQDIQQAIQAGQEFLNTLTAVPTDTAQQLAVLEQVDTLENNLSESWGVLSHLNAVMNNAETREVYQSLLPALSEYYTQLGQHTALYQTYQHIHDGQGYTSLSPAQQSAIRLALRDFKLSGVALEGEEKKRYADISARLSQLSSDFSNHVLDATQAYFKPLTETELKGLPESNVELLKQYGKQRELDQAVATLDFPAYFAIMTYADDRALREELYRAYVTRASDQSEQTEFDNSKIMEEILSLRQEMAKLLGFNNYAEYSLASKMAPDVKTVHDFLVDLAEHARAPALQEVAELQEIAKQDGVDELKPWDSTYYSEKLKQQQFNLSQEALKPYFPAPKVIQGLFQIVQRLYGISIIERQAPVWHPDARYFELEDQGQVIGGFFFDIYARTGKRGGAWMNGFRSRMQTVHGLQKPICYMVCNFTPPVGDQPALLTHDEVITLFHEFGHGLHHMLTEVDNISVAGTHGVAWDAVELPSQFMEFWSWDKESLDVLSEHIDSKQTLPQELLDALLNARFFQSGMQTLRQLEFALFDLTIHTKTPALNSEQIQQTLDDIRKQYAVVPAVDYNRFQHSFSHIFAGGYAAGYYSYKWAEVLASDAFDRFEHEGIFNTQTGKEFRQAILAVGGKDTALEAFVSFRGREPKIDALLRHQGWTNDNKTA
- the rnr gene encoding ribonuclease R; translation: MTKNWADPEAKAEAERYDNPIPSRTLILDTLEQLQTPQSHAELVDHFNIHDQKSIEALSHRLSAMVRDGQIMKDGFKFQLVADQPTYEATVYINSKGLGTAHIDGQTDLLLPERELRLVFNGDRVRVRQTSVDRKGKPWGFITEVLQHRVKQLIGKLSVHEGEYFIQPNNPNQHQPIPLEKELVKHAGANVGDMLRVAIDSYPTREEFSTAHIIQSMADKADTEIIIPQTILEFGLPYEFPDQVLKEAESFKEPSAQDREGRIDLRDLALVTIDGEDARDFDDAVYAEKRPGGGYRVVVAIADVSHYVRLDSALNEEAEERGTSVYFPHFVLPMLPEALSNGLCSLNPHVDRLCMVCDLKLSRSGRVTGYDFYPSVMHSKARLTYTQVAQYFEGATDAIPKDRDVHKSLNTLFQLYQILKNLRADRHAMEFETIETYMTFDELGGIKEILPRTRNEAHKLIEECMLLANVAAAEYALEHDVPMLYRVHEAPEFSRIQKVKDFVKLLGLPFPDQPTQADYQKVIEATKDRIDAPSIHAVLLRSMMQAYYGAKNAGHYGLAYEAYTHFTSPIRRYPDLLLHRAIKAHLKQKPYPLSGAALDDAGEHFSQTERRADEASRSVTTWLKCHYMQQHLGDEFIGIVSAVTEFGLFITLKDLYVDGMIHISQLGDDFFIYDQASQNLVGQNRGQVFGLGDEVKIQVAGVNLEERKIDFQLLQQVTHAGRVVRSRAPRTTKTSSQATEEVFSKPTSSDGERPVHKKKEKAKASSYTKKSGKKPSAKAESKPEKVKKKSKPKKKKANAKSKAE